CAGACTTCGACGTGCTCGCATTTGGTCTTGGTATTCCGTACGAGAGCATGTTTGGACACAGAGGATTTACCCATTCATTGTTGTTCGCGCTATTTTGGGGATTACTGGTGGTCTGGTGTGAGTTTAAGCAGGTGGTTCGCTTTTCGCGGGAATGGTGGAGCTTGTTCGCATTCTTTTTTGTTGCGACCGCATCACATGGTTTCCTGGATGCTTTTACCGACGGAGGGGAAGGCGTTGGCTTTTTTGTGCCGTTTAACGGCATGCGCTACTTCTTTCCATGGACGCCGATTGAAGTTTCTCCGATTGGGGTGGGAAGCTTCTTCAGTCAACGCGGATGGATAGTGGTGAAGAGTGAGCTCGTCTGCGTAGTCTTGCCATTTGCGGTGTTGTGGCTCGCTGCGACGCTTTGGCGCTGGGCAGTTTGGAGCAGGATTAAGTTAAAACGGGCAGAAGCATTAGAGCCCGGTTCAGAAACCGCCTCAAAGAGCTAGCACCGTTTTCACATGACAGATTTCCTCATCGGCACTGGGATTTCTCAGTGCGACAGGGATGGGCGCTGCTCCAGGTTTTGGTCTACAAGGTGGCCTTGGTGTGACAGAACTGGGCCAAGAGCCCGTGCATCATGCTAATGAGTTCATTCATCGCACTGGTCTTGTTCAGAAATACAGTGCCACCAGCTTCATAAACCAGGATGATCTGGTGCTCATCCAGGGAACCGGAAAGAACCGCGATGTACAAATCTTTGTACCTGGAAGTCTGGCGGATTTTTTGAATGAGTTCCAGGCCGCTGTATGTACCGATGCGTATGTTCAGATCGGTGAGAAACAAGCAAGGGAATGGGTATCGTTCGCGATCGCTGAAGGGACCTTCACCATGAAGATAGGCCAAGGCCTCTGAGGGGGAGTGAACCCAATGCAAAATGACGGGAAGCGCTGTCTTTTTGACAGCAATACTCAGGAGCAAATAATCGTCCACATTGTCTTCAAGCACTAGAACAGATGTGCAGGATTGCAGCATGTACCTCTTAAAATAAGCTCAAATCGTTATTTCGCAAGGGGGTGAAAGTTCAGGATTACTGGAATGAAAAGCCTTTCAATTACCAGCGCAGGTTTTCGTACGACTACGCATGGGATTGGTCCGGAAGAAAACGGGTATGGACTAAATGAACGTCCACCTGATCAATCCTTCCGGCCTTTTTGACCGGAAGGATTGATTGACAAAACCTCATTGTGACTGTTTCAGAGAGGAAACGCTGGCATCGAGCTTATCGAGGGTGGGGCCGATTTTTTCGCCAACGCCGGGCATGGCTCGGACTTTCGCGCTTAGGTCCTGGATTTTGGTCGTGTAGGGTTGCGCAGCATTCATGACCGTTGGTTTGGCAGAAGCTGGCAAAAGGTCCATTTGCGATTTCATGCTGTTTAATTTATCGCTGATTTGATTCAGCTGCGGCACGGCTTGTTGGGCTGAGTTGGCATCAGTAATGCCACCAAGAGTGGACGTGGCGCTTGTGAGTGTGTCTTGCAAGCCAGAACTGAGTGCCGATGCATTTGGCACAGTGGTTCCAGCTGCAGGTAATGTTGTTCTAGTTGCGGGCTCAGTCATCGTGCCCGGTTCCGTGGTGGCAGGTGTCCGGCGACTGCGATTCCACGCATACAATGCCCAGAGCACAATGGCCAGGAGGATCAAAGGAATCAGCCAACGCGTGGGTGAGGTACGCTCGCGACCATGCCCGGTTTCGGCACGGGAACCGCTGGCGCTGCCCGCCGAAGCGCCACTCAGGGATGGACTCGCACCGGCATGCGTCAACTCAGGCTCGACGCGAGTAGTAGGGGTAGCAGGGGTAGTTGGTTGAGTGGCAGCGCCAAAGCCGGGGATGCTGCCAAGAATGGTGGAGAGGCCCGAAGGCATGGCACCCATGATGTTTGATTTTTGACTGTTCAGGTAGCTGGTGATACCCGAGGCGCCACCGCCCATCGACTTGCTTTCCTTGCCTATTAAACCCAGTGCGAGCGGAGCAATTGATCCAAGCAGACCCGACACGGAACTGCTCCTTACGCCGGTAAAACGTCCGAGAATCGCAACCAGATTCGAGGAAAGACCGGCGCCAAAAAGATTGGTGAGCATGTTGGAACTGGCTTCCGGGTTCATGCTTGAGCTTTCAGTCAGACGCGAAGCGAAGTTGGTTTCCTGATCGGGCTCTTGTTCGTTGATGGCGTTCTGGACACGATGAGCGCCCTCGGGGGTGGAGGCGACATGGGTGAGTCCAGCGAGCAGGGTGGGGATTGCAGCGCCAGCCAGGTGTTGAGTTCGCTCGGGAGATTCACCGAGCAATGAACTTAGACGATTGGTGTTCCCACCGATCTGGTGGGAGATAAGTTCTACGATGTTTGCACTCATAAACTATAACATTATGATTTTCCTGTTACTACTGGCGTCCTCCTTGATTGCCTCACACACACCACCAGTTTGGTTTTGGTTTCCATTCCGGGTCAACGAATGGATACGTACTTCCAGTACCACACGGGGTAGGAGGTCGCAAACGGGAATTTACAGGGGCAACTTGATGGGATATGAATCGCGCTACGGAGATTTATGCTAACTGGCCTGTACGAGGCAATTGGAGAGCCACCGAGGATTGATGGTAATGCGAATGAAATCGCAAAAAAGTTCCGTAATTCAGCTTAACGGATGGCTTAAGCGGCTCTCGATTCCACGGCCGCCTTCGGCGAAGCGGCCATGAGGTCCTCGATGGTTTGGATAAGGTTCATCAATTCTTCCTGGCAGTTTGGTTTGTTGAAGAACGCATCAGCCCCCAATTTTTCGGTGGCATCCGCATGATGTTGCAGAGTGGAACCGGTGAGCATCATGACGACGAGGTGAGGAAAGGGGTTATCTATAAGCCATTCCAAAAGATCCAGGCCATCAAAGCCAGGCATCTTCAAATCGGTGACGAGCAAGTTGGGAAAGGGATAAGTGGCACGGTCTGCGTAGGCGCCTTGTCCGCTCAGGTAACGAGCGGCTTCATCGCCGCTGGGGACAGTGTAAACGACGGTAAGTTGATCGCTGGTGCTAAAAGCCCGCACGAGGAGTTTCAGATCGTTTTCACAGTCTTCCGCGATAAGAACTTTCCACGTCATAGGTTGATGTCCATGAGTTTGCTAAAATTCCGTCAACCGAACGAGACAAATTGACTGGGGTCTAATCCTGATAAGTGGCAGGGGGTTTTTGCTAATAGTGCGGGGGCTTCGGGTTGGTGGATTTGATGCGCTCGAGTTCGATGGTTTCAACGGAATCAGAAAGCTTTTGCTGGAGGGATTGCATTTTCGCCAGGCGACGGCCCTGATCAAGGACGACCTGGTTCAGTTGGTCGTATTGGTGCTCCAGATGGGCAAGGTGCATTTCAATCTTTTCCAACCGTTCCGCGAGTTCATTGTCCATGAAATGATTGTAATAGGACTTTGCAGAAAGGCGAAGTGCGATTTTACTGGAGGTGTGTCAGGAAAACAAAATGTGAAGTTGACGGCCCGACTGTTGGATGAGCATGTGCAACGGTTGCGTGCGTGCGTGCTTTGTCCGGCCATGCACAAGCCGGTGGTGAGTGGCGGCGCGGTGATGAGCAAAGTGTTGCTGGTCGGACAGGCTCCGGGAGACAAGGAACCCATTATGGGCCGACCATTCGCCTGGACGGCTGGCAAGACGTTGTTCAAATGGTTCAACGATGTGGCTGGAATGAGTGAGGTGCAATTTCGAGCTTCGATTTACATGGCGGCGGTGTGCCGTTGCTTTCCAGGGAAGAAGCCGACCGGGGGGGATCGCGTGCCTTCGCCGATTGAGGTGCAAACGTGTTCGGGTTGGCTGAAACGTGAAATGGAGATTTTAAAGCCGGAACTGGTGATCCCTGTGGGCAAGTTGGCGATTGAGCAATTCATTCCACCACGAAAGCTGGATGAGATTATTGGCCGGAAAATGCGGGTAACCTATGCCGGACATGAATTTGATCTGATTCCATTGCCGCATCCGTCGGGAGCATCGCCGTGGCATCGCATGGAACCGGGGAAGACGTTGTTGAATCAGGCGTTGAAGAAAATAGCAGAGCATCCGGCATTTAAGGAATTGAGCTGAGCCATCCCGGCGACCTGGTCACCGTGCGGCTTGGCAACCATCTGAAGCTCAAGATTTGTCGACGGTATTTTCCACGGGTTGGGTGGTGCCAGCCCGGCGGACTTTTCGATTTTGGAGAAGCACGCGAAGCAATTGAATGACCGTGATGCCCACGCAGGTCCAACCGAAGAGGTCACCATGTTGGTGGTAAAAAGTGGGGATGCGCTTTTCACCGGGTTCAAGTAATGGAATGCGCGCAAGCATGAAGCCAGGCCCATAAATGCTGCCCTGGGCATCGCGGAAGATTTGGCGCATCCGTCCTGCGGAATCAATCCAGCAAGTCAGGCCGTTGTTGCAGGCGCGAACGAGAGGGACGCCATTTTCCACCGTGCGAAATACCGCTGCGGCGGCGTGTTGCCATTGAGCTGCGCCTTCACCAAACCAGCCATTGTTGGTGAGGTTGACAAGAAAATCGGTATCCTCGGAAACGTATTCCGGCACGAGGTCGGGAAAAACATCTTCGAAACAGATTAGCGGCGATATCCGAGTATGGAGATCCGTCAGGAAGTAAGGCACCACGCGGTCACCAGGAGTGAAGCTGCCGGTAATGATGGTAAGATATTTCATGAACGGGAGCCACTTCGCGAGCGGAATGTATTCGCCAAAAATGACGAGATTACGCTTTCTGTATGAAGCGACAAACTCGCCCTCGGGACTGACCAGAAAACTGCTGTTATAAAAGTCAGAGTCAGAGAGTTTGACAGCACCAGGATGGGGCTTGAAATCGTCCGCACCGATGATAATCCATACCTTGTGTTTTCGGGCGAGATCAAGGATTGGCTGGGAGATGTCATCATCCATGCGAATCAGTCCCGGAACCGCTGCTTCCGGCCAGATCATCAAATCCACTTCATTGGTAAGCGCCTGCCCGGATAACTCGATTAATTGGCGGAAACGGTTGGAGCTTTCCTGTCGGTCCCAGATTTCTGTTTGCGGGATGCTCGGTTGGATCAAGGCGACCTTTAACTCGGGACGTTGGCGTTCCGGTTGGACCAGTTTGTGATAACCGGAACCGTAGAGGGCAAGCAAAACGGCTGCAGGCAAAATGATTTCGCCAATCCACGCCGAACGGATGGTCGGCTTGCGGATGATAACCATTACGGCGCAGAGGATGGAAAGTGAGGTCCAGACTGCGAGAAACGCCACACCGTAGATGCCGGTGATGGAGGCGATTTGAATCAGCGGAGTGATTTTGTACTGGGAGGAGCCAAGCAGATTCCATGGAAAGCCGCTGAATAAACGCGCGATGGTCATCTCCAAAGCGACCCACACCGCTGCGCTGAAAAGACACCAGGCCATACGCCGAGACCAGGGGACTGAGAGGAATTGTTCCGACCACGCCTGGAACGTGGAAGTGCCGGCAGAGGAGTCCATTCTGGCCGGAAACATTCTCCACGAGAGCCAGACCCACAACGCCGGATAGAGGGATAGATAAACCGCCAGTGCGAACCAACCGAGAATGGGAAATCCAGTGACTGGAATCAACAGCAGCCAATAAAGCGAAACCAGATAATGAGCGAAGCCCGCGGCATAGCCAATGCGAAAGGTCTGTTTGGGAGATTTTCCGATGGCTGATAAAAGAATCAGGGCAGGAGCAATCCACGCGAACCCGGCAATTCCTATCTTGGGAAAAGAGGCTGCCAGCACCACTCCGGCACCCATGGCCCACGGATATCTGCTGCGAATAAAAGAGCGTAATCTATTCAACGCAAGGGGAGCTTGCCCCAAACTTTTTGAAACGCAAGCAGGTGTTTACCGTTAAATGCAGGGGGAAACGGCTATAGGAAATGCTTGACCATTCCAAGAACATTCACTCTGACTGGCTCGTGAAGTCGGGGCACCAGGAAAACAATTCAGACTTGGAAGGGTTATTGGACCTTCGGCCGTGCGAATTGCTTTTGACACAATTTGACTACTACAGACGTTATCAAAGAACACTGGAGAATCTCAACAATGATCCCCGGGTGCACCTGGAAATTCTAAACGCCGCCACGAAACCTGCTCCGGATAGCTTCCCGCGCGTGCAAAGATTTGTACAGCATGTTTCGTGGGCTCCTGTGGTTGTAAAATTAACCCGGAACGAAAACAAAATGTAACCAGCGCTGATGTGCTGGCACAATTCTCACAGGATTTCGCTTTGCTACGCCAGCTCGTTGATCTAACTTCCTCAACAAATTATGGAAACAGTATCCTTAGGCATCAGTTCGTTGTTAAGTACTCGGCTTGGTTATGGTTGCTGGCGGTTGGTTGGAACCTGGAATCCGGCTGAGGTAACTCCGGAGGGCAAGACCCAGGGGCGTCGGGCGGTGATTGCCGCTTTTGAAGCGGGATACACACTTTTTGACAATGCGGATATTTATTGTCGCGGAGTTACCGAGGAGGTTTTTGGTGAAGCGCTCAAGATGGTGTCCGGGATGCGCGACAAGGTGATCATCGCAACCAAATGTGGCATACGATTCCCTGGAGATCCTTATCCCGAAGCGCCACAGCGTTACGACTTTTCGGCAGAGTACATCATCTGGTCGTGCGAGCAATCGTTGAAACGGATGGGCGTGGAGACGATTGACTTATACCAATTGCATCGCCCGGATTTGCTGGCTAACCCGGAGGAAGTGGCAATGGCTTTCTCCAAGCTGAAACAATCCGGGAAGGTGCGATATTTCGGAGTCAGCAACTTTCGTCCGACGCTGGTTACGGCCATTCAAGTGGCATGCCCAATGCCCTTGGTGGTTCACCAGGTGGAAATCAGCCTTGCAAAACTGGATACGTTCACAGATGGAACGCTGGACCAATGCATGGTTGAGAAGATGACTCCGCTGGCATGGAGTCCACTGGCGGGCGGCATGTTGGGCAGTTCCAACGGGAACGTTTCCGAGGAGAAGAAGAAAGCGTCTGGCGCGGACCGTATTTTGCCGGTATTGGATGCCGTGGCGAAGGCGCGCGGGACAAGCCGGATGGTGATAGCGCTCGCCTGGTTGCTGAAACATCCAAGCAAAATCGTTCC
The sequence above is a segment of the Pedosphaera parvula Ellin514 genome. Coding sequences within it:
- a CDS encoding metal-dependent hydrolase translates to MPSAFSHAFAAVALGKTYTGSKMSWRFWVLAAGSAAMPDFDVLAFGLGIPYESMFGHRGFTHSLLFALFWGLLVVWCEFKQVVRFSREWWSLFAFFFVATASHGFLDAFTDGGEGVGFFVPFNGMRYFFPWTPIEVSPIGVGSFFSQRGWIVVKSELVCVVLPFAVLWLAATLWRWAVWSRIKLKRAEALEPGSETASKS
- a CDS encoding response regulator — encoded protein: MLQSCTSVLVLEDNVDDYLLLSIAVKKTALPVILHWVHSPSEALAYLHGEGPFSDRERYPFPCLFLTDLNIRIGTYSGLELIQKIRQTSRYKDLYIAVLSGSLDEHQIILVYEAGGTVFLNKTSAMNELISMMHGLLAQFCHTKATL
- a CDS encoding DUF937 domain-containing protein, whose product is MSANIVELISHQIGGNTNRLSSLLGESPERTQHLAGAAIPTLLAGLTHVASTPEGAHRVQNAINEQEPDQETNFASRLTESSSMNPEASSNMLTNLFGAGLSSNLVAILGRFTGVRSSSVSGLLGSIAPLALGLIGKESKSMGGGASGITSYLNSQKSNIMGAMPSGLSTILGSIPGFGAATQPTTPATPTTRVEPELTHAGASPSLSGASAGSASGSRAETGHGRERTSPTRWLIPLILLAIVLWALYAWNRSRRTPATTEPGTMTEPATRTTLPAAGTTVPNASALSSGLQDTLTSATSTLGGITDANSAQQAVPQLNQISDKLNSMKSQMDLLPASAKPTVMNAAQPYTTKIQDLSAKVRAMPGVGEKIGPTLDKLDASVSSLKQSQ
- a CDS encoding response regulator, which encodes MTWKVLIAEDCENDLKLLVRAFSTSDQLTVVYTVPSGDEAARYLSGQGAYADRATYPFPNLLVTDLKMPGFDGLDLLEWLIDNPFPHLVVMMLTGSTLQHHADATEKLGADAFFNKPNCQEELMNLIQTIEDLMAASPKAAVESRAA
- a CDS encoding SlyX family protein codes for the protein MDNELAERLEKIEMHLAHLEHQYDQLNQVVLDQGRRLAKMQSLQQKLSDSVETIELERIKSTNPKPPHY
- a CDS encoding uracil-DNA glycosylase family protein; the encoded protein is MKLTARLLDEHVQRLRACVLCPAMHKPVVSGGAVMSKVLLVGQAPGDKEPIMGRPFAWTAGKTLFKWFNDVAGMSEVQFRASIYMAAVCRCFPGKKPTGGDRVPSPIEVQTCSGWLKREMEILKPELVIPVGKLAIEQFIPPRKLDEIIGRKMRVTYAGHEFDLIPLPHPSGASPWHRMEPGKTLLNQALKKIAEHPAFKELS
- the lnt gene encoding apolipoprotein N-acyltransferase, whose protein sequence is MNRLRSFIRSRYPWAMGAGVVLAASFPKIGIAGFAWIAPALILLSAIGKSPKQTFRIGYAAGFAHYLVSLYWLLLIPVTGFPILGWFALAVYLSLYPALWVWLSWRMFPARMDSSAGTSTFQAWSEQFLSVPWSRRMAWCLFSAAVWVALEMTIARLFSGFPWNLLGSSQYKITPLIQIASITGIYGVAFLAVWTSLSILCAVMVIIRKPTIRSAWIGEIILPAAVLLALYGSGYHKLVQPERQRPELKVALIQPSIPQTEIWDRQESSNRFRQLIELSGQALTNEVDLMIWPEAAVPGLIRMDDDISQPILDLARKHKVWIIIGADDFKPHPGAVKLSDSDFYNSSFLVSPEGEFVASYRKRNLVIFGEYIPLAKWLPFMKYLTIITGSFTPGDRVVPYFLTDLHTRISPLICFEDVFPDLVPEYVSEDTDFLVNLTNNGWFGEGAAQWQHAAAAVFRTVENGVPLVRACNNGLTCWIDSAGRMRQIFRDAQGSIYGPGFMLARIPLLEPGEKRIPTFYHQHGDLFGWTCVGITVIQLLRVLLQNRKVRRAGTTQPVENTVDKS
- a CDS encoding aldo/keto reductase, with the protein product METVSLGISSLLSTRLGYGCWRLVGTWNPAEVTPEGKTQGRRAVIAAFEAGYTLFDNADIYCRGVTEEVFGEALKMVSGMRDKVIIATKCGIRFPGDPYPEAPQRYDFSAEYIIWSCEQSLKRMGVETIDLYQLHRPDLLANPEEVAMAFSKLKQSGKVRYFGVSNFRPTLVTAIQVACPMPLVVHQVEISLAKLDTFTDGTLDQCMVEKMTPLAWSPLAGGMLGSSNGNVSEEKKKASGADRILPVLDAVAKARGTSRMVIALAWLLKHPSKIVPIVGSTNGDRIREALKAADLELTRDEWYRLLLASRGEPLP